Sequence from the Nasonia vitripennis strain AsymCx chromosome 5, Nvit_psr_1.1, whole genome shotgun sequence genome:
CGAATGGCACTGTGGTGTACGAGTGACTAAAAGTGGTCGCCTTGTTGGTTTTATATCGGCTATACCTGCAACCCTAAGAGTTTATGACAAGTAAGTTTTTGGGTAATTAAagaattatataattatttatcatcAGCAACATGGCGACATTTCATTTGAAATGTTCAAACTCCtcatatcaatttttttccttgCAGAGTGCAAAAAATGgtagaaataaattttctatgtGTTCACAAAAAGTTGCGTTCAAAGCGTGTCGCTCCCGTATTGATCCGCGAGATTACACGAAGAGTAAATTTAATGGGAATATTTCAGGCAGTGTATACTGCCGGTGTAGTGCTTCCTAAGCCCATCGCCACATGCAGATATTGGCATCGTTCGTTGAATCCGAAAAAGCTTATCGAGATCAAGTTCTCGCATCTGTCGCGTAACATGACAATGCAAAGAACTTTGAAATTGTATAAATTGCCGGACAATCCGAAAGTTCCGGGCTTCAGAAAAATGGTCCCAGCGGATGCGGCTCAAGGTTTCAAGCTTCTGAACAACGTaagtttctttcttttttttcctttcaacTTGTAAGCCATATTTTCTTATATACGAAAATTTGATTTTCTCCCCGTCCACTTCAGTACTTGAGCAAATTCGATCTATCGCCGATCTTTACGGAGGAGGAGTTTACGCATTGGTTTATGCCGCAGAGCGGTATAGTTGACAGTTTCGTGGTGGAGAATCCCGAGACGAAGACCATTACGGACATGGTGAGCTACTACACCCTGCCAAGCTCGGTCATGCATCACCAAACACATAAGAGCCTACGCGCGGCTTACAGCTTCTACAACGTGTCAACCGCCACGCCTTGGTTGGAACTCATGCAAGATGCTCTCATATCGGCAAGAAATGTAAGGATTTCGTGAAATTTGTCCAATAAAACCTACGCGAACCACGATGTGAACTCCTTCACATCCTGGCGCTTTGCTCTTGCATTTTTAAGCTCAATTTATTATCTTGCTTGATTACAGCTTGGCTTTGATGTGTTCAACGCACTGGATCTAATGGACAACAAGGAATTCCTGGAGCCGCTAAAGTTTGGCATCGGCGATGGAAATCTCCAATACTACCTGTACAATTGGCGATGTCCGAGCATGACGCCCAACAAGATTGCCCTTGTTTtgcaataataattgtaaaataaaagaaacatCTGACAAACGAGAAGGCGAAGAAGTCACGAAAACAAAGTAGCGATTTTAAGCGCATCGTTTGAAAATTAGCtcaaggaaaaaaaaaaatatatatatatatatatatatatataaaagaaaaggtTGCAGAAAAAAGAACAAACACGAGCGGAATTTACACGTGCATATAAGTTTATCTTAGTGGTGATCACAGTTTCAAATATCAGTCAGAGTACTGCCGCTGAGAGAATGATTATAAGAGAAAAGACAAAACGAAGAATAAACGTTGACGTtattgctgctgttgttgtcatacgcatacacacattcactgctgttgttgctaCTACTTTACCATCACTGCGTTGCTGCGCGATGAAGTTTTAATTGAGACCTGGTGAATTTTACAAACAGAAACAGTAAATAGAGGGAAAAATGGAGTACCGCAACGAGAAAGGCTTTCTTCATAAACCCAGAACTTTTAATGGGTTATCTTCAGTTTTTGCttagaaatttatatttatatcaaACAAAAGTGTTTCGTTGGCAAGTTTTTGAAatcaaagtaaataaa
This genomic interval carries:
- the LOC100115755 gene encoding glycylpeptide N-tetradecanoyltransferase 2, with the translated sequence MENNVLEKPKPSSASVKKSEDDDRHEEEIHEKDGRSKSSKKRSRKKKTQTGSGTATESNDEGSKDSTNLPLLPAQAPSTYANISIKDIQLAMDVLNSQHKPAKTQEEALQKPYQFWSTQPVPKMDEKIVCNEAIEPDKVSVRADPYSLPADFHWDTLNLDDPLVLAELYSLLSENYVEDDDAMFRFDYPPAFLKWALQPPGWCNEWHCGVRVTKSGRLVGFISAIPATLRVYDKVQKMVEINFLCVHKKLRSKRVAPVLIREITRRVNLMGIFQAVYTAGVVLPKPIATCRYWHRSLNPKKLIEIKFSHLSRNMTMQRTLKLYKLPDNPKVPGFRKMVPADAAQGFKLLNNYLSKFDLSPIFTEEEFTHWFMPQSGIVDSFVVENPETKTITDMVSYYTLPSSVMHHQTHKSLRAAYSFYNVSTATPWLELMQDALISARNLGFDVFNALDLMDNKEFLEPLKFGIGDGNLQYYLYNWRCPSMTPNKIALVLQ